Genomic DNA from Mycobacteroides chelonae CCUG 47445:
GAATCGGCGGCGCCTGAGGGACGGGCGGTACACCGGTTCCCTGGGGGATCGGTGGGGCCTGGGGGATGGGCGGCGGTGCCGGAGGCGTGATGGGGTCGGCGTAGGCCAGCCCCGGTGCGCCGGCGAATGCGGCCAAACCCATCGCTGCCGCGGATGCGCTTGTGACGATCAATCTCTTGATGTTCATGCGTTTCCTTCCCGAATCGGCTTTCCTTCCCCAACGTACGCCGGGTTCAGAAATCGGGAATAGTGCGCAGGTCGGCGCCGTTTAGGTTCTACGTAACTGAGCTGGCATAATGGCCTCTCAGCCTTTTGAAGGGTTCCGGTTCACGCCCACAAGCGACCCGGCGACCACAACACGCAGAGGAAAAGCAATGAAATCGGGTATCCACCCCACCTACGTCGAGACCAACGTGGTCTGCGGCTGCGGCAACACCTTCAGCACCCGCAGCACCAAGGACAGCGGCCACATCGTGGTCGAGGTCTGCTCGCAGTGCCACCCCTTCTACACCGGTAAGCAGAAGATCCTGGACAGCGGCGGTCGCGTCGCCCGGTTCGAGGCCCGGTACGGCAAGCGCAAGGCCGCAGCCGACAAGTAGCTTCCTTGCC
This window encodes:
- the rpmE gene encoding 50S ribosomal protein L31; translation: MKSGIHPTYVETNVVCGCGNTFSTRSTKDSGHIVVEVCSQCHPFYTGKQKILDSGGRVARFEARYGKRKAAADK